Proteins encoded in a region of the Deinococcus carri genome:
- the gltX gene encoding glutamate--tRNA ligase, which yields MPVVTRIAPSPTGDPHVGTAYIGLFNHTLAHQAAAAGEEGKFILRIEDTDRNRYVPDSEKRIFQMMQWLNLTPDESPLQGGPNGPYRQSERFDLYGEYARRLVASGHAYYAFETPEELAALREEAQQQGRVIAVPSRDLDPAEAQRRVDAGESAVIRLKVPRGGETVVNDALRKPIAFQNREIDDKVLLKADGFPTYHLANVVDDRLMGVTHVVRAEEWITSTPIHVLLYEAFGWPQPVFAHMPLLRNADKSKISKRKNPTSVEWYTEQGFLPEAMLNFLATMGWTHPEGREIFDLAEFQRVFRLEDVTLGGPVFSLDKLKWMNGKYLREVLPEEEVAKRLHAYLAGQKHDLADDDYFRAVVRMMIPRMDVFSEFLEKTPYFWSEEYPVTEKAQKLLDEGRPFLPELAARLKNLPAFDQATTDAALRAFAEEKGLKPGKVMQPLRAAIAGTSESPGMFEMLEALGRERVVARVERAAEGR from the coding sequence ATGCCTGTCGTCACCCGCATCGCCCCCAGCCCCACCGGCGACCCCCACGTGGGCACCGCGTACATCGGCCTCTTCAACCACACGCTCGCGCATCAGGCCGCGGCGGCGGGTGAGGAAGGTAAGTTCATCCTCCGCATCGAGGACACGGACCGCAACCGCTATGTGCCCGACTCGGAAAAGCGCATCTTCCAGATGATGCAGTGGCTGAATCTCACGCCCGACGAGTCCCCCTTGCAGGGCGGCCCCAACGGCCCCTACCGCCAGAGCGAGCGCTTTGACCTGTACGGCGAGTACGCCCGCCGGCTGGTGGCGTCCGGCCACGCCTACTACGCCTTCGAGACGCCCGAGGAACTCGCCGCCCTGCGCGAGGAGGCGCAACAACAAGGCCGCGTCATCGCCGTTCCCAGCCGCGACCTCGACCCCGCCGAGGCGCAGCGGCGGGTGGACGCGGGCGAGAGTGCCGTCATCCGCCTGAAGGTGCCGCGGGGGGGCGAGACGGTCGTGAACGACGCCCTGCGGAAACCCATCGCCTTTCAGAACCGCGAGATTGACGACAAGGTGCTGCTCAAGGCCGACGGCTTCCCCACCTACCACCTCGCCAATGTGGTGGACGACCGGCTGATGGGCGTGACGCACGTGGTCCGCGCCGAGGAGTGGATTACCTCCACGCCCATCCACGTGCTGCTGTACGAGGCGTTCGGCTGGCCCCAGCCCGTCTTTGCGCATATGCCGCTGCTGCGCAACGCCGACAAGTCGAAAATCAGCAAGCGCAAGAACCCCACCTCGGTCGAGTGGTACACGGAGCAGGGCTTTCTGCCCGAGGCGATGCTCAACTTCCTCGCCACGATGGGCTGGACCCACCCCGAGGGCCGGGAAATCTTCGACCTGGCCGAGTTCCAGCGCGTCTTCCGCTTGGAGGACGTGACGCTGGGCGGCCCCGTCTTCAGCCTCGACAAGCTGAAGTGGATGAACGGCAAGTACCTGCGCGAGGTGCTGCCCGAAGAGGAGGTGGCGAAGAGGCTGCACGCCTACCTCGCCGGGCAGAAACACGACCTCGCGGACGACGACTATTTCCGCGCGGTGGTCCGCATGATGATTCCGCGCATGGACGTGTTTTCCGAGTTCCTGGAGAAGACCCCCTACTTCTGGTCCGAGGAGTACCCGGTCACCGAGAAGGCGCAGAAGCTGCTCGACGAAGGCCGCCCCTTCCTGCCCGAACTCGCCGCGCGCCTCAAGAACCTCCCCGCCTTCGACCAGGCCACCACCGATGCGGCCCTGCGCGCCTTCGCGGAGGAAAAGGGCCTCAAGCCCGGCAAGGTGATGCAGCCCCTGCGCGCCGCCATCGCCGGAACCAGCGAAAGCCCCGGCATGTTCGAGATGCTCGAAGCTTTGGGCAGGGAGCGCGTGGTGGCGCGGGTGGAAAGGGCGGCTGAAGGCCGATAG
- the mutL gene encoding DNA mismatch repair endonuclease MutL has product MTIHLLPPHVSRLIAAGEVVSRPLDVVRELVDNALDAGATRLEVEVEGGGLAVVRVRDNGAGIPADSVALAPVRHATSKLEPTAAAVEHVSTLGFRGEALWAAAQAGELHLVTRPAAQVGASEVRAAGEDVTVRRTSAPAGTTVTVRNLFARLPARLRTQAPAAVEVREITALLGRYVLHHPGLHWRLTVDSEARLTHAPADHRGAVASVYGPLSANRVLRVEAEDVRGVVSRPELTRARRDRMHFSVNGRPILAPPELEKAVIEGFAELLPAGVAPLCVLDLTVAPEDHNPNVHPAKQVVALADLPDVAARVRAAVAEALAAHPLARAAPALIAPPEPQATPTRGAFPALTLVGVYQELYLLAQGEGDLWIVDAHAAHERALYERLMRELTAAPPSELPEPELLHLTPEQVARLHERAAELRAWGLTIEDFGAGLARLRTLPAALAALPVPRLHEQIVEAALGDSPDPRRDVLGRLACTPALKAGMLDAGRGEAVLAALSGCEQPWSCPHGRPTVLRLSERDLAHAFGRRGVRDVARGRDEVPGFRR; this is encoded by the coding sequence ATGACCATCCACCTCCTCCCCCCCCACGTCTCCCGCCTCATCGCGGCGGGCGAGGTCGTGTCGCGTCCGCTCGACGTGGTGCGCGAACTGGTGGACAACGCGCTGGACGCGGGAGCCACCCGCCTTGAGGTGGAGGTGGAGGGCGGCGGCCTCGCCGTGGTGCGCGTGCGCGATAACGGTGCAGGCATCCCGGCGGACTCGGTGGCGCTGGCCCCGGTGCGCCACGCAACGAGCAAGCTGGAACCCACGGCGGCGGCGGTGGAGCACGTCTCCACCCTGGGCTTCCGCGGCGAGGCGCTCTGGGCGGCGGCGCAGGCGGGCGAGCTGCATCTGGTGACCCGCCCGGCGGCGCAGGTGGGGGCATCGGAAGTGCGCGCTGCGGGCGAGGATGTAACGGTGCGCCGCACCTCGGCTCCGGCGGGCACGACGGTGACGGTGCGGAACCTCTTCGCCCGACTGCCCGCCCGCCTCCGCACGCAGGCTCCGGCCGCGGTCGAGGTGCGCGAAATCACGGCGCTGCTGGGCCGCTACGTCCTGCACCATCCGGGGCTGCACTGGCGGCTGACGGTGGACAGCGAGGCGAGGCTGACCCATGCCCCCGCCGACCACCGGGGCGCGGTGGCGAGCGTGTACGGGCCGCTCAGCGCGAACCGCGTTCTCCGGGTGGAGGCCGAAGACGTGCGCGGCGTCGTCTCCCGCCCGGAACTCACCCGCGCGCGGCGCGACCGGATGCACTTCAGCGTGAACGGGCGGCCCATCCTCGCGCCGCCGGAACTGGAAAAAGCCGTCATCGAGGGGTTCGCGGAACTGCTGCCCGCCGGCGTGGCCCCGCTGTGCGTGCTGGACCTAACCGTTGCCCCGGAAGACCACAATCCCAACGTCCACCCGGCCAAACAGGTGGTGGCCCTGGCCGACCTGCCGGATGTGGCGGCGCGGGTACGGGCGGCTGTGGCAGAGGCCCTTGCGGCGCATCCCCTGGCCCGTGCCGCGCCCGCGCTGATTGCACCACCCGAACCGCAGGCGACCCCCACACGCGGAGCCTTCCCCGCTCTCACGCTGGTCGGCGTCTACCAGGAGCTGTACCTGCTCGCGCAGGGCGAGGGCGACCTGTGGATCGTGGACGCGCACGCTGCGCACGAACGCGCGCTGTACGAGCGGCTGATGCGCGAGCTGACCGCCGCCCCGCCCTCCGAACTCCCCGAACCCGAGCTGCTGCACCTCACGCCCGAACAGGTGGCCCGGCTGCACGAGCGCGCCGCCGAATTGCGGGCCTGGGGCCTGACCATCGAGGACTTCGGCGCGGGCCTGGCCCGGTTGCGGACGCTCCCCGCCGCGCTGGCCGCCCTGCCCGTGCCCCGGCTGCACGAGCAGATTGTGGAAGCCGCCCTGGGCGACAGTCCCGACCCCCGCCGCGACGTGCTGGGCCGCCTCGCCTGCACGCCCGCGCTCAAGGCCGGGATGCTGGACGCGGGGAGAGGAGAGGCCGTGCTGGCCGCCCTCTCGGGATGCGAGCAGCCCTGGTCCTGCCCGCACGGGCGGCCCACGGTGCTGCGCCTCAGCGAACGCGACCTGGCCCACGCCTTCGGGCGGCGCGGCGTGCGGGATGTGGCGCGGGGGCGGGACGAGGTGCCGGGCTTCAGGCGGTGA